One genomic segment of Rhizorhabdus phycosphaerae includes these proteins:
- a CDS encoding NAD(P)H-dependent flavin oxidoreductase, whose translation MAIRTRFTEAFGIEHPIVQGGMMWVGRAELAAAVSNAGGLGMLTALTQPTPDELRREIERCRRMTDKPFGVNLTILPSVTPPPYADYRRAIIEEGVRIVETAGHKPQEHIDDLKAHGIKVIHKCTAVRHAASAERMGADAISIDGFECAGHPGEDDVPGLVLIPAAADRITIPMIASGGFGDGRGLAAALALGADGVNMGTRFCATVEAPIHDRIKRFLLDNDERSTNLIFRRFHNTGRVAKNSVSDRVVEISSRPDATFEDIRPLVSGALGRVALETGDLDAGLVWAGQIQGLIHDIPTCQELVTRMVRDAEAIITERLAGMLAA comes from the coding sequence ATGGCGATCCGCACCCGCTTCACCGAAGCGTTCGGCATAGAGCATCCGATCGTCCAGGGCGGGATGATGTGGGTCGGCAGGGCCGAACTGGCTGCGGCCGTCTCCAACGCCGGGGGCCTGGGCATGCTGACCGCGCTGACGCAGCCGACCCCGGACGAGCTGCGCCGGGAAATCGAGCGCTGCCGCCGCATGACCGACAAGCCCTTCGGCGTGAACCTGACCATCCTCCCGTCGGTCACTCCGCCGCCCTATGCCGACTATCGGCGCGCGATCATCGAGGAGGGCGTGCGGATCGTCGAGACGGCCGGCCACAAGCCTCAGGAGCATATCGACGATCTGAAGGCGCATGGCATCAAGGTGATCCACAAATGCACCGCGGTTCGCCATGCCGCCTCCGCCGAGCGCATGGGCGCCGATGCGATCTCGATCGACGGCTTCGAATGTGCCGGCCATCCCGGTGAGGACGATGTGCCGGGGCTGGTGCTGATCCCCGCCGCCGCCGACCGGATCACGATCCCGATGATCGCCAGCGGTGGTTTCGGCGACGGACGCGGGCTCGCCGCCGCGCTCGCCCTGGGCGCCGACGGCGTGAACATGGGCACACGCTTCTGCGCGACGGTCGAAGCGCCGATCCACGACCGGATCAAGCGGTTCCTGCTCGACAATGACGAGCGGTCGACCAACCTGATCTTCCGCCGCTTCCACAACACCGGCCGGGTCGCGAAGAACAGCGTGTCCGATCGGGTCGTCGAGATCAGCAGCCGGCCGGACGCGACCTTCGAGGACATCAGGCCGCTGGTGTCGGGCGCGCTCGGCCGCGTCGCGCTTGAAACCGGCGATCTCGATGCCGGTCTCGTCTGGGCGGGACAGATCCAGGGGCTTATCCACGATATCCCCACCTGCCAGGAGCTCGTCACGCGCATGGTCCGGGATGCCGAGGCGATCATCACAGAGCGGCTCGCCGGGATGCTCGCGGCATGA
- a CDS encoding cytochrome P450 gives MATTTAPADLKDPDLYLDRVPHDLFDRLRRESPVHWNPESDGPGFWALTRYADIVEVSKNPRLFSSAYENGGHRIFNENEVGLTGAGESAIGIPFISVDPPLHTQYRKFIMPAVAPGRLAGIEQRVRERCEALIARIPLGETVDIVPLLSAPLPLLTLCELFDLPSDMWVDLYHWTNAFVGEDDPDFRQSPEAMAKIMGEFLAFAQRLFEERRAAPGQDLATLLATMEVDGAPVSFREFLGNLILALVGANETTRNSISHSIAAFSDSPGQWEAIRQDPDLLKTGVREMVRHASPVMHMRRTATADTEIGGQKLRKGDKVVMWYIAANRDETVFADPHRFDVTRGNIQHLGFGSGQHVCVGSRLAEMQLRVAFGLLASHVKSFEVAQPPRRFRSNFINGLKNLDVRLTPA, from the coding sequence GTGGCCACGACCACCGCCCCTGCGGATCTCAAGGATCCGGACCTCTATCTCGACCGGGTGCCGCACGACCTGTTCGATCGCCTCCGGCGGGAAAGTCCGGTCCATTGGAATCCGGAGAGCGATGGTCCCGGCTTCTGGGCGCTCACCCGCTATGCCGACATAGTCGAGGTGTCGAAAAATCCCCGGCTCTTCTCGTCGGCCTATGAGAATGGCGGGCACAGGATCTTCAACGAGAATGAAGTGGGGCTGACCGGAGCGGGCGAGTCCGCGATCGGTATCCCCTTCATTTCGGTCGATCCGCCGCTCCATACCCAATATCGCAAGTTCATCATGCCGGCGGTCGCGCCGGGTCGGCTCGCCGGCATCGAGCAACGCGTGCGCGAACGCTGCGAAGCGCTGATCGCGCGCATCCCGCTCGGCGAGACGGTCGATATCGTCCCGCTGCTCTCCGCGCCGCTGCCGCTGCTCACCCTGTGCGAGCTGTTCGACCTGCCGTCGGACATGTGGGTCGATCTCTACCACTGGACCAACGCCTTCGTCGGCGAGGACGATCCCGACTTCCGCCAGTCGCCCGAGGCGATGGCGAAGATCATGGGCGAGTTCCTCGCTTTCGCCCAGCGCCTGTTCGAGGAACGACGGGCAGCGCCCGGACAGGATCTCGCCACGCTGCTGGCGACGATGGAAGTGGACGGCGCGCCCGTGTCCTTCCGCGAATTCCTGGGCAATCTGATACTCGCCCTGGTCGGCGCGAACGAGACGACGCGCAACTCGATCAGCCACAGCATCGCGGCCTTCTCCGACAGTCCGGGGCAGTGGGAGGCGATCCGCCAGGACCCCGACCTGCTCAAGACCGGCGTGCGCGAAATGGTGCGCCATGCCAGCCCGGTCATGCACATGCGGCGCACCGCCACCGCCGACACCGAGATCGGCGGGCAGAAGCTGCGCAAGGGCGACAAGGTGGTCATGTGGTACATCGCCGCCAATCGCGACGAGACTGTCTTCGCCGACCCGCACCGCTTCGACGTCACGCGGGGCAACATTCAGCATCTCGGCTTCGGCAGCGGACAGCATGTCTGCGTCGGTTCGCGCCTTGCCGAGATGCAGCTGCGCGTAGCCTTTGGCCTCCTCGCCTCGCATGTTAAATCCTTCGAGGTGGCGCAGCCGCCGCGTCGTTTCCGGTCCAATTTCATCAAC
- a CDS encoding enoyl-CoA hydratase/isomerase family protein translates to MNDAGPVRLSIADGVARVTLNRPEAGNAVDMRLAQALLDIATRCEEDDAIRCVLLSGEGRLFCAGGDLGAFRAAGDKVDVFLEELATTLHAAIERFALMAKPLLVLVNGPAAGAGLSLAIAGDVVLCARSAHFTAAYGALGLTPDGGMSWLLPRLVGLRKAQEIILTNRRVGADEAERIGLVTRTVDDDRLAEEGLAAAKALAASARAALGAARALLRDSFQTDLQSQLASETRTITRAGGSPECREGLAAYLAKRIPDFKGA, encoded by the coding sequence ATCGCCGACGGCGTCGCGCGGGTCACGCTGAACCGGCCAGAAGCCGGCAATGCGGTCGACATGCGCCTGGCGCAGGCCCTGCTGGATATCGCCACCCGATGCGAGGAGGACGACGCCATAAGATGCGTCTTGCTGTCGGGTGAAGGCCGGCTGTTCTGCGCGGGCGGCGATCTCGGCGCCTTTCGCGCGGCCGGCGACAAGGTGGATGTGTTTCTCGAGGAACTCGCGACCACGCTGCATGCCGCTATCGAACGCTTCGCCCTTATGGCCAAACCGCTGCTCGTCCTCGTCAACGGGCCGGCGGCGGGTGCAGGGCTGAGCCTCGCTATCGCGGGCGACGTGGTGCTGTGCGCGCGATCGGCGCATTTCACGGCCGCTTATGGAGCCCTCGGCCTGACGCCCGATGGCGGGATGAGCTGGCTGCTTCCGCGCCTCGTCGGCCTGCGCAAGGCGCAGGAAATCATCCTGACGAACAGGCGGGTCGGCGCGGACGAAGCCGAGCGCATCGGCCTCGTCACCCGGACGGTCGACGACGACCGGCTCGCCGAGGAAGGCCTGGCTGCAGCGAAAGCGCTGGCGGCCTCGGCGCGCGCCGCGCTGGGTGCCGCCCGCGCCCTGCTGCGCGACAGCTTCCAGACCGACCTGCAATCCCAGCTGGCCAGCGAGACGCGCACGATCACGCGTGCCGGCGGCTCGCCCGAATGTCGCGAGGGGCTCGCCGCCTACCTCGCCAAGCGCATCCCTGATTTCAAAGGAGCATGA
- a CDS encoding TonB-dependent receptor, whose protein sequence is MRTAFRTLSLPAFLAAGISIATVAQAQTSAPQAADASVTEDVADIVVTAQRRSQSLLTVPLAISALNGDTLQNKGISNSANLATAVPNLQVSSPYGSTQPNFSLRGISVANEYNSNQASPVGVYIDDVYIAARTSHGMGLFDLDRVEVLRGPQGTLFGRNTTGGAINFVTRAPKLEGSNGYFEAGYGNFDTFRAQGAVETTIVEDQVGVRVAGNYEKGDGQIRNVAAGGRDANSVDTLQGRFYLRAKPGNGGLDIKIRAYAGRDRGTQAGVHGLTGPATPGQGFFKVDENRIGDNRTDAWGVAANVALELTPEITLTSITSYDGGKQNLQQAADGSPLDVLDINWRSNFRQFSEEARINYEGEKLKLVGGAFYGWDRTITDNRFNIGSALGPGVNGGFFQHYRQTRRSYAAFLQGDYDLTDKLVLTLGARYTWDRARYSDGFAYLFAGNIGGAETPLASTVPCTGVPGTCAYNPAARYAISGRNNALTGRVALSYTLDSGTLLYASYSRGYRSGAFNGGGYTSSVGITYIDPERVNAYEAGIKGRFLDNALTLSAAGFYYDYSNQQVQDTRPGPVSFLVNAPKSEVYGGEVEATYRVVRGFVINASAGYLSAKYKTLTLQNTDLSGNSLPFAPRWTATLGADWTLFDNGTDSVTFSPVMNYFSRQYFSPFNATNATGTGQINSELQQGGYAKVNASLAWTHGPVQVRGWINNAFNRKIYTYGLDLRGAGFPYNFLIPGTPRTFGVGARYSF, encoded by the coding sequence ATGCGCACTGCTTTCCGGACATTGTCCCTGCCCGCCTTTCTGGCCGCCGGCATTTCGATCGCCACGGTCGCCCAGGCCCAGACCTCTGCACCTCAGGCGGCGGATGCGTCGGTGACCGAGGATGTCGCCGACATCGTGGTGACCGCGCAGCGCCGCTCGCAGTCGCTGCTGACCGTCCCGCTCGCCATTTCCGCGCTGAACGGCGACACGTTGCAGAACAAGGGCATCAGCAATTCGGCCAATCTGGCGACGGCGGTGCCGAACCTGCAGGTCAGCAGCCCCTATGGCAGCACCCAGCCCAATTTCTCGCTGCGCGGCATTTCGGTCGCGAACGAATATAACAGCAACCAGGCATCCCCGGTCGGCGTCTATATCGACGACGTCTATATCGCCGCGCGCACCAGCCACGGCATGGGCCTGTTCGACCTTGATCGCGTCGAGGTGCTGCGCGGGCCGCAGGGCACGTTGTTCGGGCGCAACACCACGGGCGGCGCGATCAATTTCGTGACCCGCGCGCCGAAGCTCGAGGGCAGCAACGGCTATTTCGAGGCAGGCTACGGCAATTTCGACACCTTCCGTGCCCAGGGCGCGGTCGAGACGACCATCGTCGAGGACCAGGTCGGCGTCCGCGTCGCCGGCAATTACGAAAAGGGTGACGGTCAGATCCGCAACGTGGCCGCAGGCGGCCGCGATGCGAACAGCGTCGACACGCTCCAGGGCCGTTTCTACCTGCGCGCCAAGCCGGGCAATGGCGGGCTCGACATCAAGATCCGCGCCTATGCGGGCCGTGATCGCGGAACCCAGGCCGGCGTGCACGGCCTGACCGGGCCCGCCACGCCGGGCCAGGGCTTCTTCAAGGTCGACGAGAACCGGATCGGCGACAACCGCACCGACGCCTGGGGCGTCGCGGCGAACGTCGCGCTGGAACTGACACCCGAAATCACGCTGACCTCGATCACCTCCTATGACGGCGGCAAGCAGAATCTTCAGCAGGCGGCCGACGGCTCCCCGCTCGACGTGCTCGACATCAACTGGCGGTCCAACTTCCGCCAGTTCAGCGAGGAAGCGCGGATCAACTACGAGGGCGAGAAGCTTAAGCTGGTCGGCGGCGCCTTCTATGGCTGGGACCGCACGATCACCGACAACCGTTTCAACATCGGCAGCGCCCTCGGGCCGGGCGTGAACGGCGGCTTCTTCCAGCATTACCGCCAGACCCGCCGCTCCTACGCCGCCTTCCTCCAGGGCGACTACGACCTGACCGACAAGTTGGTCCTGACGCTGGGCGCCCGCTACACCTGGGATCGCGCGCGCTATAGCGACGGCTTCGCCTATCTCTTCGCCGGCAACATCGGCGGCGCGGAAACCCCGCTCGCCTCGACCGTGCCCTGCACCGGCGTGCCCGGCACCTGCGCCTACAATCCCGCCGCCCGCTATGCGATCTCCGGGCGCAACAACGCTCTCACCGGTCGCGTGGCGCTCAGCTACACGCTCGACAGCGGTACGCTGCTCTATGCCAGCTACAGCCGTGGCTATCGCTCCGGCGCGTTCAACGGCGGCGGCTACACCTCATCGGTCGGCATCACCTACATCGATCCGGAACGGGTCAACGCCTATGAAGCGGGCATCAAGGGCCGCTTCCTCGACAACGCGCTGACACTGTCGGCCGCCGGCTTCTACTATGACTATAGCAACCAGCAGGTGCAGGACACCCGCCCCGGTCCGGTGTCCTTCCTGGTCAATGCGCCCAAGTCGGAAGTCTATGGCGGCGAGGTCGAAGCCACCTATCGCGTCGTGCGCGGCTTCGTGATCAACGCCTCGGCCGGCTATCTCAGCGCGAAGTACAAGACGCTCACGCTGCAGAACACCGATTTGTCGGGCAATTCGCTGCCTTTCGCCCCGCGCTGGACGGCGACGCTCGGCGCCGACTGGACGCTCTTCGACAATGGCACCGACAGCGTGACCTTCTCGCCGGTGATGAACTATTTCAGCCGGCAATATTTCTCGCCGTTCAACGCGACCAACGCGACGGGAACGGGCCAGATCAATTCGGAGCTGCAGCAGGGCGGCTATGCGAAGGTCAATGCCTCGCTCGCCTGGACCCATGGACCGGTGCAGGTTCGCGGCTGGATCAACAATGCGTTCAACCGCAAGATCTATACCTATGGCCTCGATCTGCGCGGGGCCGGCTTCCCTTATAATTTCCTGATCCCGGGCACGCCGCGCACCTTCGGCGTCGGCGCCCGCTACAGCTTCTGA
- a CDS encoding acyl-CoA synthetase has translation MHPSHFAASKPASPAVIMAESGETISYAALDAAANRGAHLLRRLGLRRGDVIAVMADNDAMLFDIGWAAQRTGLYLTSISTRLSPADVAYILHDSGARLLIASDRLVSVVAGLRNELADVQAFLFDQPALGIASWREACADLPSSPVADESAGADMLYSSGTTGRPKGVKPALPEGPIDAPTPLMGMGTALYGMGEDCVYLSTSPLYHAAPLRWAMTIHRLGGCVVVMEKFDPEEALRLIERYRITHATWVPTHFVRLLRLPDTVRNGYDLSSLRAVVHAAAPCPAPVKQAMIDWWGPIVHEYYSGTECCGITALSAEQWLAKPGSVGRAVLGTIHILDEEGTELPVGETGGVYFSDGPAFSYHNDPAKTAQAHSPQGWATLGDIGHVDGDGYLYLTDRKSFMIISGGVNIYPQEIENRLTTHPAVADIAVIGLPDEEMGERVVAVVQPADAAADHAELAAELTRFAREQLGGVKTPRQFLFRAELPREATGKMMKRRLIDELRGGDAA, from the coding sequence ATGCATCCCTCACATTTCGCCGCGAGCAAGCCCGCTTCGCCGGCCGTCATCATGGCCGAGAGCGGCGAGACCATCAGCTATGCCGCGCTCGATGCCGCCGCCAATCGGGGCGCACATCTGCTGCGCCGGCTCGGCCTGCGACGCGGGGACGTGATCGCGGTGATGGCGGACAACGACGCGATGCTGTTCGACATCGGCTGGGCCGCCCAGCGGACGGGCCTGTATCTCACCAGCATATCGACCCGGCTGAGCCCCGCGGATGTCGCCTATATCCTGCACGACTCCGGCGCGCGGCTGTTGATCGCCTCCGACCGTCTCGTGTCGGTGGTCGCCGGTCTACGCAATGAATTGGCGGACGTGCAGGCCTTCCTGTTCGACCAGCCAGCACTGGGGATTGCGTCCTGGCGCGAAGCCTGTGCCGATCTGCCGTCGAGCCCGGTAGCGGACGAGAGCGCCGGCGCAGACATGCTCTATTCCTCGGGCACCACCGGTCGACCCAAGGGGGTCAAGCCCGCACTGCCGGAGGGGCCGATCGACGCTCCGACGCCGCTGATGGGGATGGGCACCGCGCTGTACGGCATGGGCGAGGATTGCGTCTATCTGTCGACTTCGCCGCTCTATCACGCAGCCCCGCTGCGCTGGGCGATGACGATCCACCGCCTTGGCGGTTGCGTGGTCGTCATGGAGAAGTTCGATCCGGAGGAGGCGCTGCGGCTGATTGAACGGTATCGGATAACCCACGCGACCTGGGTTCCGACGCATTTCGTGCGGCTGCTGCGGCTGCCCGACACGGTGCGGAACGGCTATGACCTGTCGTCGCTGCGCGCAGTCGTTCATGCTGCGGCACCCTGTCCCGCACCGGTCAAGCAGGCAATGATCGACTGGTGGGGGCCGATCGTCCACGAATATTATTCGGGGACCGAGTGCTGCGGCATCACCGCGCTGTCGGCCGAGCAATGGCTGGCGAAACCCGGCTCGGTCGGACGCGCCGTGCTCGGCACGATCCACATTCTCGACGAGGAAGGAACCGAACTGCCGGTCGGCGAGACCGGCGGGGTCTATTTCTCCGATGGTCCCGCCTTCTCCTACCATAACGATCCCGCGAAGACCGCGCAGGCGCATAGCCCGCAGGGCTGGGCGACGCTCGGCGACATCGGCCATGTCGACGGGGACGGCTATCTCTACCTCACCGACCGCAAGAGCTTCATGATCATATCGGGCGGTGTGAACATCTATCCGCAGGAGATCGAGAACCGCCTGACGACGCATCCGGCGGTGGCCGACATCGCGGTGATCGGCCTGCCCGACGAGGAAATGGGCGAGCGGGTCGTCGCCGTCGTCCAGCCGGCCGATGCTGCAGCAGATCATGCGGAGCTGGCGGCTGAGCTGACCCGCTTCGCGCGCGAGCAGCTGGGCGGGGTGAAGACCCCGCGGCAGTTCCTGTTCCGCGCCGAACTGCCGCGCGAGGCGACCGGCAAGATGATGAAGCGGCGGCTGATCGACGAGCTCAGGGGCGGGGACGCCGCCTGA
- a CDS encoding acetyl-CoA C-acetyltransferase, with amino-acid sequence MAEAYVVDVVRTAGGRRNGKLAGWHPADMAGVVLDALAARTSVDPVAIEDVILGCVTQAGEQAFAFARNAVLASGLPQSVPAVTIDRQCGSSQQAVQFAAQAVMSGMQDVVIAAGAESMSRVPMFSNVSLHEKTGIGTGPISPRIRQRYGVDNFSQFDGAEMLAAKYGFDRETLDRFALESHLRAAAATEAGAFRDEIVPLDVDGVPHLVDEGIRAGATLEGIASVKLLREGGVISAANASQICDGASAALIVSERALKTYGLTPIARLVNMTVSAGDPVIMLEEPIPATRKALDRAGLSIDQIDLYEVNEAFAPVPLAWLKALDADPAKLNVNGGAIALGHPLGASGTKLLATLVHALRARGLRYGLQTMCEGGGIANVTIVEAL; translated from the coding sequence ATGGCCGAAGCCTATGTCGTCGATGTCGTCAGAACTGCGGGTGGACGCCGCAATGGAAAACTGGCGGGCTGGCACCCGGCCGATATGGCAGGCGTCGTGCTCGACGCGCTCGCCGCCCGCACCAGCGTCGACCCGGTCGCGATCGAGGACGTCATCCTCGGTTGCGTCACCCAGGCGGGCGAGCAGGCCTTTGCCTTCGCGCGCAACGCCGTGCTCGCGTCCGGCCTGCCCCAGAGCGTGCCAGCCGTGACGATCGACCGCCAGTGCGGCTCGTCGCAGCAGGCGGTGCAATTCGCGGCGCAGGCGGTGATGTCCGGCATGCAGGACGTGGTCATCGCGGCGGGCGCGGAGAGCATGAGCCGCGTGCCGATGTTCTCGAACGTGTCACTGCATGAAAAGACGGGGATCGGCACCGGCCCGATCAGCCCGCGCATCCGGCAGCGTTATGGCGTCGACAATTTCAGCCAGTTCGATGGCGCCGAAATGCTCGCCGCCAAATATGGCTTCGACCGCGAGACGCTCGACCGCTTCGCCCTGGAGAGCCACTTGCGGGCCGCTGCCGCCACCGAGGCCGGGGCCTTCCGCGACGAGATCGTACCGCTCGACGTCGACGGCGTCCCGCATCTGGTCGACGAGGGCATCCGCGCGGGTGCCACGCTGGAGGGCATCGCCTCGGTCAAGCTGCTCCGCGAGGGCGGGGTCATCTCCGCCGCCAATGCCAGCCAGATTTGCGACGGCGCCTCGGCCGCGCTGATCGTGTCGGAACGCGCGCTGAAGACCTATGGTCTGACGCCGATAGCACGACTGGTAAACATGACTGTCTCGGCCGGCGATCCGGTGATCATGCTGGAAGAGCCGATCCCCGCGACGCGCAAGGCGCTCGACCGCGCGGGCCTTTCGATCGACCAGATCGACCTCTATGAGGTGAACGAGGCCTTCGCCCCGGTCCCGCTCGCCTGGCTCAAAGCCCTCGACGCGGATCCCGCCAAGCTCAACGTCAACGGCGGAGCCATTGCGCTCGGCCACCCGCTCGGCGCCAGCGGGACCAAGCTGCTCGCGACCCTCGTCCATGCGCTGCGGGCACGTGGCCTGCGCTACGGCCTGCAGACGATGTGCGAAGGCGGCGGCATCGCCAACGTCACTATCGTGGAGGCGCTGTGA
- a CDS encoding enoyl-CoA hydratase-related protein, with translation MIEQPVIVERDGRLTIITINRPAARNALDASAQRAMAAAFDAFETDDEQWVAIVTGAGDKAFCAGHDLKQQAASGDMFTPESGFGGLTMREGLTKPVIAAVNGPAFGGGFEIVLAADIVVAASTTFFALPEPRVGLAALAGGIQRLPQIVGRTRAMGILLTGRRVPAAEALEIGIVNEVTDGDVLTAARGWADQILACSPMSIRATKESVRRSARLATADAIREQWQWPAMAAMLGSEDFVEGPRAFAEKREPTWRGR, from the coding sequence ATGATCGAGCAGCCCGTTATCGTCGAGCGGGACGGCCGCCTCACCATCATCACCATCAACCGCCCCGCTGCCCGCAACGCACTCGACGCAAGCGCCCAGCGTGCCATGGCGGCGGCATTCGACGCCTTCGAGACCGATGACGAGCAATGGGTCGCGATCGTCACCGGCGCCGGAGACAAAGCCTTCTGCGCGGGTCACGACCTGAAACAGCAGGCGGCGAGCGGCGACATGTTCACGCCCGAATCCGGCTTTGGGGGGCTCACTATGCGAGAAGGTCTCACCAAGCCGGTGATCGCGGCGGTGAACGGCCCTGCCTTTGGCGGAGGCTTCGAAATCGTGCTGGCGGCCGACATCGTCGTCGCAGCCTCGACCACCTTCTTCGCTCTCCCCGAGCCCCGCGTCGGGCTCGCCGCGCTGGCGGGCGGCATCCAGCGCCTGCCCCAGATCGTGGGGCGAACGCGCGCCATGGGCATTTTGCTGACCGGGCGCCGCGTGCCTGCGGCGGAGGCACTCGAGATCGGCATCGTCAACGAGGTCACCGATGGCGATGTCCTCACCGCCGCGCGGGGCTGGGCGGACCAGATCCTCGCCTGCAGCCCGATGTCGATCCGCGCGACCAAGGAATCTGTCCGGCGGAGCGCTAGGCTGGCAACGGCCGACGCGATCCGCGAGCAATGGCAATGGCCGGCGATGGCGGCGATGCTGGGCTCGGAAGACTTCGTCGAGGGCCCGCGCGCCTTTGCCGAGAAGCGCGAACCCACGTGGCGGGGTCGCTGA